In Hyphomicrobiales bacterium, a single window of DNA contains:
- the argF gene encoding ornithine carbamoyltransferase encodes MHFLDLNDFDARTLNGIVATARAMKDARAGQPKGLLEKDEPLKGKALALIFERPSTRTRVSFEMAMKQLGGDVIVLSAHDMQLGRGETIADTARVLSRYVDGIMLRASKHSNLTDLAAHATVPVINGLTDLSHPCQVMADILTLEEHKGPIAQQHVSWVGDGNNVAASWIHAVGVMGGKLTLGCPQPLNPAPEVMAWAKKAGADVTLIASPEGAVRNADCVITDCWVSMHDKDGETRHNLLKPYQVNAALMGHAKRDAIFMHCLPAHRNEEVTDEIMDGPQSVVFDEAENRLHIQKSILLHCLGGR; translated from the coding sequence ATGCACTTTCTCGACCTCAATGATTTCGACGCCCGCACGCTGAACGGCATCGTCGCCACTGCGCGCGCCATGAAGGACGCCCGCGCCGGACAGCCGAAGGGACTGCTCGAAAAGGATGAGCCGCTCAAGGGCAAGGCCCTCGCGCTGATCTTCGAACGCCCCTCCACGCGCACCCGCGTCTCCTTCGAGATGGCCATGAAGCAGCTGGGCGGCGACGTGATCGTGCTCTCCGCCCACGACATGCAGCTGGGCCGTGGCGAGACCATCGCCGACACGGCGCGCGTGCTGTCGCGTTATGTCGACGGCATCATGTTGCGCGCCTCGAAGCATAGCAATCTCACCGACCTCGCGGCCCACGCCACCGTTCCGGTCATCAACGGTCTCACGGACCTGTCGCATCCCTGCCAGGTGATGGCCGACATCCTCACGCTGGAAGAACACAAGGGCCCGATCGCGCAGCAGCATGTGTCCTGGGTGGGCGATGGCAACAATGTCGCCGCCTCGTGGATTCATGCGGTGGGCGTCATGGGCGGCAAGCTCACCCTCGGCTGCCCCCAACCGTTGAACCCTGCACCGGAGGTGATGGCCTGGGCGAAAAAGGCGGGCGCCGATGTCACCCTCATTGCGTCGCCCGAAGGCGCGGTCAGGAATGCTGATTGCGTCATCACCGATTGCTGGGTCTCGATGCACGACAAGGATGGCGAGACGCGTCACAACCTGTTGAAGCCCTATCAGGTCAACGCCGCGCTGATGGGCCATGCCAAGCGCGATGCCATTTTCATGCATTGCCTGCCCGCGCACCGCAACGAGGAGGTGACCGACGAGATCATGGATGGCCCGCAGTCGGTGGTCTTCGACGAGGCGGAGAACCGTCTGCACATCCAGAAGAGCATCCTGCTCCATTGCCTGGGCGGCCGATGA
- a CDS encoding aspartate aminotransferase family protein, giving the protein MITPVLPTYNRAPVSFVRGEGAHVFTEDGTAYLDFGAGVAVTSCGHAHPHLVKALTEQAQKIWHTSNIYQMPGQEKLAQRLIENSFADTVFFCNSGAEALECAIKMARRYHFVSGAPERNVIITFEGAFHGRTLATLSAGGQEKYLEGFAPRMPGFVQVPFGDRKALEAAITAETAAILIEPVQGEGGIRPLPHGELKALRDLCDAHGLLLVLDEVQTGVGRTGKLFAHEWSGVAPDIMAVAKGIGGGFPLGACLATEKAAQGMTAGMHGSTFGGNPLATAVGNAVLDVVLAEGFLSHVRDTALYLKQKLAGLKDSHPTVIDDIRGEGLMIGIKCKVQNTALQAAALGEKLLTIGAGDNVIRLLPPLVITRADVDEALGKLDRACRALTPAAS; this is encoded by the coding sequence ATGATCACACCTGTGCTGCCCACCTACAATCGTGCCCCCGTCTCGTTCGTGCGGGGCGAGGGTGCCCATGTCTTCACCGAAGATGGCACGGCCTACCTGGATTTCGGCGCTGGTGTTGCAGTCACCAGTTGCGGCCATGCCCATCCGCATCTGGTGAAGGCCCTCACCGAGCAGGCGCAGAAGATCTGGCATACCTCCAACATCTACCAGATGCCGGGCCAGGAGAAACTGGCACAGCGCCTGATCGAGAACTCCTTCGCCGACACCGTGTTCTTCTGCAACTCGGGTGCCGAGGCGCTGGAGTGTGCGATCAAGATGGCACGGCGCTATCACTTCGTATCGGGCGCGCCGGAGCGGAACGTCATCATCACTTTCGAAGGCGCGTTCCACGGCCGCACGTTGGCCACACTCTCGGCTGGCGGTCAGGAGAAATACCTGGAAGGCTTTGCGCCCCGCATGCCGGGCTTCGTGCAGGTGCCTTTCGGCGACCGCAAGGCGCTGGAGGCGGCCATCACGGCGGAGACAGCCGCAATCCTCATTGAACCCGTGCAGGGTGAAGGCGGCATCCGCCCCCTGCCGCACGGCGAACTGAAAGCGCTGCGCGACCTCTGCGATGCCCATGGACTGCTTCTGGTTCTTGACGAAGTGCAGACCGGGGTCGGCCGCACCGGCAAGCTCTTCGCCCATGAATGGTCGGGCGTGGCGCCCGACATCATGGCGGTGGCGAAGGGCATTGGCGGCGGCTTTCCGCTGGGCGCCTGCCTTGCCACCGAAAAGGCGGCACAGGGCATGACGGCGGGCATGCACGGCTCCACCTTTGGCGGCAACCCGCTGGCCACCGCCGTCGGCAACGCCGTACTGGACGTTGTCCTCGCCGAAGGCTTCCTCTCACATGTCCGCGATACCGCGCTGTATTTGAAACAGAAATTGGCCGGTCTGAAGGACTCCCACCCCACTGTGATCGACGACATCCGCGGCGAAGGCCTGATGATCGGCATCAAGTGCAAGGTGCAGAACACGGCCTTGCAGGCAGCAGCGCTTGGGGAGAAACTCCTCACCATCGGTGCCGGCGATAACGTCATCCGCCTGCTGCCGCCGCTCGTCATCACCCGCGCCGACGTGGACGAGGCGCTTGGCAAACTCGACCGGGCCTGCCGCGCACTCACGCCCGCCGCTTCCTGA